One segment of Primulina tabacum isolate GXHZ01 chromosome 6, ASM2559414v2, whole genome shotgun sequence DNA contains the following:
- the LOC142548229 gene encoding transcription factor MYB61-like — MGHQCCNKQRVKRGLWSPEEDEKLVAHITKHGHACWSSIPRLAGLQRCGKSCRLRWINYLRPDLKRGSFTEQEETTIIDVHRILGNRWAQIAKHLPGRTDNEVKNFWNSCIKKKLIARGFDPNTHNLLSSSSNSTTANSKSRYPQQPYNDYSDPNTRSSSCSNFTKDTPSTARFIVSNEQHHPSRFTQLISCGASTTTNTNTATTTAADCMLYYSKSDPPFGILNIDHNINTDDWDHHHSDINAESTFHKQAADHQDYDPMKLQPHQQNDISEPLSGNLEDHNCRNITALFDFEFIDSLPLPSPVLYNGCSVNSMDDQVAWDYMPS, encoded by the exons ATGGGTCATCAGTGTTGTAATAAACAGAGAGTCAAGAGGGGACTATGGTCTCCCGAAGAGGACGAAAAGCTCGTCGCCCATATCACTAAACACGGCCATGCTTGCTGGAGTTCGATTCCAAGATTAGCGG GGTTGCAAAGGTGCGGGAAGAGTTGCAGGTTGAGATGGATAAATTACCTGAGACCCGACCTCAAGAGAGGATCCTTCACCGAGCAAGAGGAAACAACAATCATAGATGTGCACAGGATCTTAGGCAACAGATGGGCTCAAATAGCAAAGCACTTGCCCGGCAGGACCGACAACGAAGTTAAGAATTTCTGGAATTCTTGCATCAAGAAAAAGCTCATTGCTCGAGGCTTTGATCCCAACACTCACAATCTCCTCTCGTCTTCTTCTAACTCTACTACTGCTAACAGTAAAAGTCGATATCCTCAACAACCTTACAACGATTATTCCGATCCTAATACAAGATCAAGCTCGTGTTCTAACTTCACAAAGGATACTCCTTCTACTGCAAGATTTATAGTATCCAATGAGCAGCACCACCCATCAAGATTTACCCAGCTCATCTCGTGTGGTGCCAGTACTACTACTAATACTAATACTGCTACTACTACTGCTGCTGACTGTATGTTGTACTACTCCAAATCAGATCCACCCTTTGGAATCTTGAATATTGACCACAACATTAACACTGATGATTGGGATCATCATCATAGCGACATTAACGCCGAGTCGACATTTCATAAACAGGCAGCAGATCATCAAGATTATGACCCAATGAAGTTGCAACCACATCAGCAAAACGATATTTCTGAACCGCTCTCTGGAAATCTTGAGGATCATAACTGCAGGAATATTACTGCATTATTCGATTTTGAGTTCATTGATTCTTTGCCATTGCCTTCTCCTGTACTATACAATGGTTGTAGTGTAAACTCTATGGACGATCAGGTTGCTTGGGACTACATGCCTAGCTAA